In the Flavobacterium pallidum genome, one interval contains:
- a CDS encoding RNA polymerase sigma factor: MANVQTPDALLLKSYVAGDENALATLIKRHQSKIYGFIYSKVSDRDIADDIFQDTFIKVIKTLKSNSYNEEGKFLPWVMRIAHNLIVDHFRRNKKMPMSRDTEEYSVFSYMSDNEPNIEARMITNQIEKDLQKLIMELPDDQREVLMMRIYQDLSFKEISDLTGVSINTALGRMRYALMNLRKIIEKNKIILTN; encoded by the coding sequence ATGGCTAATGTTCAAACCCCGGACGCTTTATTATTAAAGAGCTATGTAGCAGGTGACGAAAACGCTTTGGCTACATTAATTAAGAGGCACCAATCCAAAATTTACGGATTTATTTACTCCAAGGTTTCCGACAGGGATATCGCTGATGATATTTTTCAGGATACTTTTATTAAGGTTATCAAGACTTTAAAATCCAATTCCTATAACGAAGAAGGCAAATTCCTGCCATGGGTAATGCGTATTGCACATAACCTGATTGTCGATCATTTTCGCAGGAATAAAAAAATGCCGATGTCTAGGGATACTGAAGAATATTCCGTGTTCTCATACATGTCAGACAATGAGCCGAATATTGAAGCCAGGATGATTACGAATCAAATCGAAAAGGACCTGCAAAAGCTCATCATGGAATTGCCTGATGACCAGCGTGAAGTCCTGATGATGCGCATTTACCAGGACCTGAGCTTTAAGGAAATTTCTGACCTGACAGGCGTAAGCATTAATACCGCATTAGGCCGTATGCGTTACGCGCTGATGAACCTCCGGAAAATTATTGAAAAAAATAAAATAATTTTAACGAATTAA